From Candidatus Rubrimentiphilum sp., one genomic window encodes:
- a CDS encoding AraC family transcriptional regulator — MSLQGRLVSERRCGDVVVCDRSYDDRTVLHEHRHSHAYVSVLVEGAYTELRDGLPRSCRPGTAIYHPPGEAHADAFAGEGRCINFELAEAAHDSAGARRKILAAAEKTHPEHARTVARALEAFAYAERLAAAPEWLARVCREFPWIEPVPLEEAARLAGVHRTRFIRSFSEHAGVTPVRYRRRERVRAASSLLLESLGSLSYIAHECGFSDQSHLTNVFREETGMSPARYRRAFAR, encoded by the coding sequence ATGAGCTTGCAAGGACGGCTGGTCAGCGAGCGGCGCTGCGGCGACGTCGTGGTCTGCGATCGATCGTATGACGACCGAACGGTGCTTCACGAGCATCGTCACTCGCACGCCTATGTTTCCGTGCTCGTCGAAGGCGCGTACACGGAACTGCGCGACGGCTTGCCGCGCAGCTGCCGGCCCGGAACCGCAATCTATCATCCGCCGGGAGAGGCGCACGCCGACGCTTTTGCCGGCGAAGGCCGATGCATCAATTTTGAACTCGCTGAAGCAGCGCACGATTCAGCCGGCGCGCGCCGCAAAATTCTCGCCGCTGCGGAAAAAACGCACCCGGAGCACGCGCGCACGGTCGCTAGGGCGCTCGAAGCCTTCGCATATGCAGAACGTCTCGCCGCGGCGCCGGAGTGGTTGGCACGAGTCTGCCGCGAGTTTCCGTGGATTGAGCCGGTGCCGCTCGAAGAGGCAGCGCGACTGGCGGGCGTGCACAGGACGCGTTTTATCCGTTCGTTTAGCGAGCACGCAGGTGTAACACCGGTGCGCTATCGCCGCCGCGAACGCGTTCGCGCGGCATCCTCACTGCTGCTGGAATCTCTGGGGTCACTGAGCTACATTGCTCACGAGTGTGGTTTTTCAGACCAAAGCCATCTCACCAACGTTTTCCGCGAAGAGACCGGCATGTCGCCGGCACGCTACCGCCGCGCCTTCGCGCGCTAA
- a CDS encoding S9 family peptidase: MILKPGFWTAAFLLASVTQSLAAPVEGMPPRELTDPKSVASRPLAGAAPVPLADLFFTRGGIDDAVWLPRANAVVVTTNLTGRYNLWTVPANGGFPLQLTQSDDRQFGITASPDGKWVVYQSDRGGAEVYDLYATPASGGGVINLTNTPDVDSEDALFSPDGALLAFTRRPKAEPANNIAVMDFATRRVRQLTHEATKDHTWSVIAFSHDGKFILANRTDAAGTGSEAWMIDIDSGRQTRLTSPQKYNAASDISPDGRYVALQTETAAGGYRAALLDLRNKSLRLIRPDVWGQWAGHFSPDGRTLIYGRNLDGRRILNKYDVASGKSETLKLPDGVNEEESDDGTAFSPDGSRLVAGHQASNTPFDYWIVNVKTRAATQLTRLSLASMNPARLPKAQIVHYKSYDGTVISALLWMPFNLARDGKAPAVVVPHGGPTAQTTDSFNPNRTELALASRGFVVIAPNFRGSTGYGRAFEEADYKDLGGGDLKDVVAARQFMIDTGYVDPKRVGITGGSYGGFMTLMAIAKMPNLWAAGVDAYGIIDWRAMLLHEDLPDQQYEMSLLGDPVKDKGAYTASSPVTYMNNATAPLLVLQGDNDARVTKDQAEKVVDVLRSSGRTIDAHFYPGEGHGFFKLEDQIDALERTVAWLEKYLK; the protein is encoded by the coding sequence ATGATTTTGAAGCCAGGTTTTTGGACGGCGGCATTTTTGTTGGCCTCGGTGACGCAATCGCTCGCCGCGCCCGTCGAAGGCATGCCGCCGCGCGAGCTGACCGACCCCAAATCGGTCGCGTCGCGGCCGCTTGCGGGAGCTGCACCCGTTCCGCTGGCCGATCTGTTCTTTACGCGCGGCGGAATTGATGATGCCGTCTGGCTTCCACGTGCAAATGCCGTCGTCGTTACCACCAACCTCACCGGCCGGTACAATCTCTGGACCGTGCCGGCAAACGGCGGCTTTCCGCTTCAGCTCACGCAGTCCGATGATCGACAATTTGGAATAACCGCCTCGCCCGACGGCAAATGGGTCGTCTACCAGTCCGATCGAGGCGGCGCCGAGGTCTACGATCTTTATGCGACGCCTGCCTCAGGCGGCGGCGTCATAAATCTGACAAACACGCCGGACGTCGACTCCGAGGACGCGCTGTTCTCGCCGGACGGCGCGCTGCTTGCATTCACTCGCAGACCGAAGGCAGAACCCGCCAACAATATTGCAGTCATGGATTTTGCGACGCGCCGCGTGCGACAGCTCACGCATGAAGCCACGAAAGATCATACGTGGAGTGTGATTGCATTTTCGCACGACGGAAAATTCATTCTTGCCAATCGCACCGACGCAGCGGGTACGGGTTCGGAAGCCTGGATGATTGACATTGACTCCGGCAGGCAGACGCGCCTTACGTCCCCGCAGAAATACAATGCGGCCAGCGATATCTCACCCGACGGCCGCTATGTTGCGCTGCAAACGGAAACGGCCGCCGGCGGATACCGGGCAGCGCTGCTGGATCTGCGGAACAAATCGCTTCGCCTCATTAGGCCCGACGTATGGGGTCAGTGGGCGGGCCACTTTTCCCCGGACGGCCGAACGCTAATCTACGGTCGCAACCTCGACGGGAGAAGAATCCTCAATAAATACGACGTGGCTTCGGGAAAATCGGAAACGCTGAAGCTTCCGGACGGAGTCAACGAAGAGGAGAGCGACGACGGGACCGCGTTTTCGCCGGACGGCTCGCGCCTCGTTGCCGGTCATCAGGCGAGCAACACGCCGTTCGATTATTGGATCGTAAATGTAAAAACGCGTGCCGCCACGCAGCTGACACGGCTTAGCCTCGCCAGCATGAATCCCGCACGCCTGCCGAAAGCGCAGATCGTCCACTACAAGAGCTACGACGGAACTGTAATCAGCGCATTACTCTGGATGCCGTTCAACCTCGCGCGCGACGGCAAGGCGCCGGCCGTCGTCGTGCCCCACGGCGGCCCGACGGCCCAAACGACGGATTCGTTCAACCCCAATCGCACTGAGTTGGCACTCGCGTCCCGCGGGTTTGTCGTGATTGCTCCGAATTTCAGAGGGTCGACCGGCTACGGCCGCGCTTTCGAGGAAGCCGACTACAAGGATCTCGGCGGCGGGGATCTCAAGGACGTAGTCGCCGCCCGGCAATTCATGATCGATACCGGCTATGTCGATCCCAAGCGGGTCGGTATCACGGGTGGCTCTTATGGCGGCTTTATGACACTGATGGCGATCGCCAAGATGCCTAACCTATGGGCGGCAGGCGTCGATGCATACGGAATCATCGACTGGCGAGCAATGCTGCTCCATGAAGACCTGCCGGATCAGCAATACGAAATGAGCCTCCTCGGCGACCCGGTCAAGGACAAGGGCGCTTACACAGCATCGAGCCCCGTCACTTACATGAACAATGCGACTGCGCCGCTCTTGGTGCTGCAGGGCGACAACGACGCGCGCGTTACGAAGGACCAAGCCGAGAAAGTCGTCGACGTGCTAAGGTCGAGCGGCCGCACGATCGATGCGCATTTTTATCCGGGGGAAGGCCACGGTTTCTTCAAGCTCGAGGACCAGATCGACGCGCTCGAACGCACCGTCGCGTGGCTGGAGAAGTATTTGAAATAG
- a CDS encoding threonine/serine dehydratase, with translation MKLAPDAEIRGVVSTDKTSSRIIPLAAVRDAAEHVYAAALRTPLVRLNVPVPNAEIYLKLENLQPIGSFKIRGAYNAVRLLDASRRSKGVWTVSAGNAAQGVALAAQKYGVQCRVLIIETAPETKKNAIRALGAEIVEASFDECWQALQDRKHPQMDSCFVHPFDDDDFIAGNATVGLEILEDLPDVDCVVASYGGGGLSCGVASVMEALKPSVKVYGAEPESAAPLSRSFSSGQAERFPDWTATWVDGCGGKSVLETMWPLASRLLAGSIVSSLEDIRKAMKLVAEKNHVICEGAGACAVAAGLSGVPKGKVVCVVSGGNIDLSKFCELVQG, from the coding sequence ATGAAATTGGCGCCGGATGCCGAAATCCGCGGTGTGGTAAGCACGGACAAGACGTCGTCACGCATCATTCCGCTAGCGGCCGTTCGGGACGCCGCCGAGCACGTCTATGCGGCCGCTTTGCGTACGCCGCTGGTGCGCCTGAACGTTCCGGTCCCGAACGCCGAGATATACCTCAAGTTGGAGAATCTCCAACCAATCGGTTCGTTCAAAATCCGCGGCGCGTACAACGCAGTACGTTTGCTCGACGCATCCCGCCGATCGAAGGGCGTGTGGACCGTGAGCGCCGGTAACGCCGCTCAGGGCGTTGCACTCGCCGCACAAAAATACGGAGTGCAGTGCAGGGTTCTCATCATCGAAACCGCGCCCGAGACGAAAAAGAATGCCATACGCGCTTTGGGCGCGGAGATCGTCGAAGCGTCCTTCGATGAGTGTTGGCAGGCGCTGCAAGACCGAAAGCATCCTCAGATGGACAGCTGTTTTGTCCATCCGTTCGACGATGACGATTTCATCGCGGGTAACGCTACCGTCGGTCTGGAGATTTTGGAAGACTTGCCGGATGTGGACTGCGTCGTCGCGTCCTATGGCGGCGGTGGGCTGTCGTGCGGGGTCGCGTCGGTGATGGAGGCCCTTAAGCCATCCGTGAAAGTCTACGGCGCCGAACCGGAGAGCGCTGCGCCTTTGTCGCGTTCGTTTTCATCGGGACAGGCGGAGAGATTCCCCGACTGGACCGCGACGTGGGTCGATGGGTGCGGTGGAAAATCCGTATTAGAGACTATGTGGCCGCTGGCGAGTCGACTTTTAGCCGGTTCGATTGTGAGTTCGCTCGAGGACATTCGTAAGGCCATGAAGCTCGTTGCGGAAAAGAATCACGTCATATGCGAAGGCGCCGGCGCGTGCGCTGTTGCGGCCGGCTTGAGCGGAGTGCCCAAAGGCAAAGTCGTCTGCGTCGTTAGCGGCGGGAACATCGACCTCTCGAAGTTCTGCGAGCTCGTTCAAGGCTAA
- a CDS encoding aspartyl protease family protein — protein sequence MSRQTTKHALYRTLVFAIACIVFIPAPVQAQLTEGSVRLNGSTTVPFKLSGNHIYVQAIVDGRPFAFLFDSGAAASLSVEAQNALALTVTGYVDATGGGAAVTKIGIVTVPQFTVGSMTYSKGSFVYLPPLALQSPFPDLPFGGIFGREVFRKLVVTIDYQKSQLTFSQPSSFSPPPGAQLLPLTLRDNYIPSVTASINGHTGSFDVDSGSGLALIVTKQFALSTGLEHEFPKVVSMQVGRGIGGPIMGEAGRGRVFALGPYQFENLPVSVTSSGVFASSDLAGNIGVDILRRFTVSLDIPDSKLFLIPNANFSAPFSTNRSGLFVIPDGSQWKVDSVVPGSPAAQAGVQDGDTLLTADGQSASALAADGLRAIWNGPPGSDVHLQLRRGTKTIAVDFVLRDLF from the coding sequence GTGTCTCGACAGACGACCAAGCACGCGTTATATAGAACTCTCGTCTTTGCGATCGCGTGCATCGTATTTATTCCCGCGCCGGTCCAAGCACAGCTCACGGAGGGCTCGGTTCGGCTGAATGGTTCGACAACCGTTCCCTTCAAACTGTCCGGCAATCACATCTACGTGCAGGCGATAGTCGACGGAAGGCCTTTCGCATTCTTGTTCGACTCGGGTGCCGCCGCATCGCTATCGGTTGAGGCCCAAAATGCGCTTGCGCTGACCGTAACCGGTTATGTGGATGCCACGGGAGGCGGGGCTGCTGTAACCAAGATCGGAATCGTAACCGTGCCCCAGTTCACGGTTGGCAGCATGACGTACTCGAAGGGTTCATTCGTGTATCTGCCACCGCTAGCGCTGCAGAGCCCGTTCCCTGATCTGCCCTTCGGGGGAATTTTCGGGCGGGAGGTTTTTCGCAAACTCGTTGTGACGATCGACTACCAGAAGTCTCAGCTCACGTTCAGTCAGCCGTCCTCTTTCAGCCCGCCGCCCGGAGCCCAATTGTTGCCCCTCACGTTGCGCGATAATTATATTCCCAGTGTCACCGCGTCAATCAACGGACACACGGGCAGCTTCGACGTGGATTCCGGATCGGGACTGGCGCTCATCGTCACCAAGCAATTCGCACTTAGCACGGGCCTCGAACATGAATTCCCTAAAGTTGTTTCGATGCAAGTCGGGCGCGGCATAGGCGGACCTATCATGGGAGAAGCCGGTCGCGGCCGCGTCTTCGCGCTCGGCCCATACCAGTTTGAGAATCTGCCGGTTTCGGTGACCTCGTCGGGCGTTTTTGCGAGCAGCGACCTCGCCGGAAATATCGGCGTCGACATTCTGCGCCGCTTTACCGTATCGCTCGACATCCCGGATTCAAAGCTGTTTCTGATTCCGAACGCAAACTTTTCTGCGCCATTCAGTACGAATCGATCGGGCTTATTCGTCATTCCTGACGGCAGCCAGTGGAAAGTTGATAGCGTTGTGCCGGGGAGTCCGGCGGCCCAAGCCGGAGTGCAGGACGGTGATACGCTGCTAACAGCCGACGGCCAATCTGCAAGCGCGCTCGCGGCGGACGGACTACGTGCGATATGGAATGGACCGCCCGGCTCAGACGTACACTTGCAATTGCGCCGCGGCACCAAGACGATCGCGGTGGACTTTGTCCTGCGCGATCTCTTCTAA
- a CDS encoding aspartyl protease family protein, with product MRTRSGGALWASAKELVAHGQATGLGLTGSTAIAIDLQSGATSTSDQNPQFRQQVVVAPDVTWKQDFTFGVHPVNSPDALAENRTSRYLSRRGYFRAADPAVIGCAADETENGRTLKRLQIVPKGGRPVTVWIDPQLPAIVRTQEQAPTHLSTVEYADFRSTHGLLLPYKITESDERPEDTSVRTITSYDVLQAANATDFQRPPEPSNQSISGSGATQMDVDVDSGSVIVNAYVNGSGPLPFILDTGGHAILTADAARQLGISGAGQGVSGGGGQGTIGLQFGRLQSLKLGDAELTDLGVFIIPYDKSFSDRGPGKTPLAGVLGLEIFERFVVTIDYAHHTLRLQTPQSYAAPPDQTSLPIVFQDDEPLTNASADGVPGLFGIDTGNSGRTVLFGDFLRNHGFLARYNGGAATQSSGTGGAVYSTSFRLRELTFGGLTMHDFVTAFVSQQTGSFSSRTEAGNIGHDVLAQFTVTFDYSRGRMYVHPEPGAPLPTFSRAGFGSFGRNSASNTLVVQSVLPNSPAADAGFAAGDSITAIDGVAVASIPSSRLRELTRQPAGTQLHFTVVKSTGATVDIMLTLRDLLCNDGKTTCPPRVTPAKP from the coding sequence ATGCGCACGCGGAGCGGCGGAGCGCTGTGGGCGTCGGCCAAAGAGCTGGTCGCGCACGGACAGGCCACCGGTCTTGGTTTAACAGGCTCGACGGCGATCGCGATCGATCTGCAGAGCGGTGCGACTTCGACTTCCGATCAGAACCCGCAGTTCCGTCAGCAGGTCGTGGTCGCGCCGGACGTGACGTGGAAGCAAGACTTCACATTCGGAGTTCATCCAGTTAACTCACCCGACGCACTCGCGGAAAACCGCACCTCACGGTACCTTTCCCGTCGCGGATATTTTCGCGCGGCGGATCCAGCGGTGATCGGCTGCGCCGCAGACGAAACCGAAAACGGCCGCACGCTGAAGCGGCTGCAGATCGTACCGAAGGGTGGTCGTCCAGTTACGGTTTGGATCGATCCGCAGTTGCCGGCGATCGTCCGCACGCAGGAACAGGCGCCAACCCACCTTTCAACGGTGGAGTATGCGGATTTTCGCAGCACGCACGGCTTACTGCTGCCGTACAAGATTACGGAGAGCGATGAACGGCCCGAGGATACATCGGTCCGCACGATTACGTCGTATGACGTTCTTCAAGCAGCGAACGCAACCGACTTTCAGCGTCCGCCCGAGCCTTCGAATCAAAGCATATCCGGCTCCGGTGCGACGCAAATGGACGTCGACGTGGACAGCGGCTCCGTCATCGTCAACGCGTACGTCAATGGAAGCGGCCCGCTGCCGTTCATTCTCGACACCGGCGGTCACGCGATACTGACGGCAGACGCGGCGCGGCAGCTCGGCATCTCCGGCGCGGGCCAAGGCGTCTCGGGCGGCGGCGGCCAGGGGACCATCGGATTGCAATTCGGCCGCCTGCAGAGCCTCAAACTCGGCGATGCGGAGCTTACCGATCTCGGCGTCTTCATTATTCCTTACGACAAGAGCTTTTCGGATCGCGGTCCCGGGAAGACGCCGCTGGCGGGAGTTTTGGGGCTGGAGATCTTCGAACGCTTCGTGGTAACGATCGACTACGCGCATCACACGCTGCGCTTGCAGACACCGCAAAGCTACGCGGCGCCGCCAGACCAGACGAGCCTCCCAATCGTTTTTCAGGATGACGAACCTTTGACGAACGCGAGTGCGGATGGCGTGCCCGGGCTCTTCGGGATCGACACCGGAAACAGTGGACGCACCGTTTTGTTCGGCGACTTCTTGCGAAACCACGGTTTCTTGGCGCGTTACAACGGCGGAGCGGCTACGCAAAGCTCGGGAACCGGCGGCGCTGTGTATTCAACGTCATTCCGCTTGCGGGAGCTGACGTTCGGCGGATTGACGATGCATGATTTCGTGACGGCGTTCGTCTCGCAACAGACCGGCTCGTTCTCGTCGCGCACCGAAGCGGGCAACATCGGCCACGACGTGCTCGCGCAGTTTACGGTGACTTTTGATTATTCACGGGGCCGCATGTACGTGCACCCGGAACCCGGCGCGCCGCTTCCCACGTTCTCCCGAGCCGGTTTCGGTTCGTTCGGGCGAAATAGCGCCAGCAACACCCTGGTCGTGCAAAGCGTTCTGCCGAACTCGCCGGCTGCCGACGCCGGTTTTGCAGCCGGCGATTCGATCACTGCGATCGACGGCGTGGCGGTCGCAAGCATTCCAAGTTCGCGCTTGCGCGAACTGACGCGTCAGCCGGCCGGCACGCAGCTGCACTTCACGGTGGTCAAAAGTACCGGCGCAACCGTCGACATTATGCTGA
- a CDS encoding AraC family transcriptional regulator, which produces MKNRPHRHGHDIFGTTVRGCTADWESGTSVLIPAGDKHFDEIGPTGCQQIIVEFRPRAFEIGDPARRRQAASPELFHLARALQRALIWEGRNDPFVRSIIHELLASDFVQGASTKRSRATWLRHANEYIEEHFRMRPSLETIANAVGVHPVHLAREYRRRYQVTIAQTVRRRVISEALSLITKSHMPALVVAGQYGYTASHFSQLLQRETGCNLKQLRAISNTSPATRRCVRARRSGPRA; this is translated from the coding sequence ATGAAAAATAGGCCACACCGGCACGGACATGACATCTTCGGCACGACGGTTCGCGGATGCACCGCGGATTGGGAATCCGGAACAAGCGTTCTTATTCCGGCCGGGGATAAGCATTTCGACGAAATCGGGCCGACGGGCTGCCAGCAGATTATCGTCGAGTTCCGGCCGCGCGCGTTCGAAATCGGCGATCCCGCCCGGCGCCGGCAGGCGGCGTCGCCGGAGTTGTTTCACCTGGCTCGTGCGCTGCAGAGAGCATTGATTTGGGAGGGCCGTAACGATCCGTTTGTGCGCTCAATAATTCACGAGCTTCTCGCATCGGATTTCGTTCAAGGCGCGTCGACAAAACGTTCCCGGGCGACGTGGCTGAGGCACGCGAACGAGTATATCGAAGAGCACTTTCGCATGCGCCCATCACTCGAAACTATTGCGAATGCAGTTGGCGTTCATCCCGTTCACCTGGCGCGTGAATATCGACGCCGCTACCAGGTAACTATAGCTCAAACCGTGCGGCGCCGCGTGATTTCTGAAGCTCTATCGCTCATCACCAAGAGCCATATGCCGGCATTGGTCGTGGCCGGGCAATACGGATACACGGCGTCCCACTTCTCGCAGCTGCTGCAGCGTGAGACCGGCTGCAATCTGAAGCAACTGCGTGCTATTTCAAATACTTCTCCAGCCACGCGACGGTGCGTTCGAGCGCGTCGATCTGGTCCTCGAGCTTGA